The following are from one region of the Primulina eburnea isolate SZY01 chromosome 17, ASM2296580v1, whole genome shotgun sequence genome:
- the LOC140818001 gene encoding uncharacterized protein, whose product MDTSLASATLRPPVLDGKNYSLWKVKIRYYIKLINERAWQCVINGWNSPVMIDQEGDSLPKPETDWTVDEVQNSNYNSKALNAIFTSVDMNMFSLITNCTSAKSACGTLQRHCEGFNIKFCAIDEAKDTSQMAFEDLISSLRAFEVNMDMQKKDKGKTIAFQASNDSYNELLQISQEVNDSDLCEDSISFITKNSCRECQGFGHYANECANRFRKNKGYNVSLSDEESDLEEKYTDEDNQISLTALLTENHRLHVNSLGVGLGVATPSRNICKNSVCLKFTTSGNSTADEELESGDEEMTLESVQKFYEELFEDWTKRNKLNSTLVKENIDLKVVVAKLELILCKKDVELGKTKDELQKATENLSKFYSSTSKLETILSMGRDDKKDLRFKDSVYETGESSKSTVLVIGTLIVTGSREHLIDYVEQNCSRVTYGGGAKGKIVGNGTLNVEGLPKLHNVFHVEGLNSRLISISQLCDDNLLVKFDKHTCEVFDETNMCIMTGTRSSDNCYIKYVKNFHASICKSPNLTFGIKNSDMQISKP is encoded by the exons ATGGACACATCACTTGCAAGCGCAACACTTCGACCACCAGTCCTAGATGGTAAAAATTACAGCCTATGGAAGGTCAAAATCAGATACtacataaaattaataaatgaaCGGGCATGGCAGTGTGTCATCAATGGATGGAATTCACCAGTCATGATAGATCAAGAGGGTGACAGCTTGCCAAAACCTGAAACTGACTGGACTGTTGATGAAGTGCAAAATTCGAACTACAACTCAAAGGCCTTGAATGCTATATTTACATCGGTTGACATGAACATGTTCAGTTTAATCACAAACTGTACTTCTGCTAAAAGTGCATGTGGTACTCTCCAAAGACACTGTGAAG GATTCAACATAAAATTTTGCGCAATAGATGAGGCTAAGGACACTTCTCAGATGGCTTTCGAAGACCTTATCAGTTCACTGCGCGCTTTTGAGGTGAACATGGACATGCAGAAGAAGGATAAAGGGAAAACAATTGCATTCCAAGCTTCAAATGACTCCTACAATGAACTCCTTCAAATATCCCAAGAAGTCAATGATTCTGATCTCTGTGAGGATTCTATCTCCTTTATCACAAAGAATTCG TGTAGAGAGTGTCAAGGCTTCGGTCATTATGCCAATGAATGTGCTAACAGATTTCGAAAAAATAAAGGCTATAATGTGTCTTTAAGTGATGAAGAATCTGATCTTGAAGAGAAATATACTGATGAAGATAATCAAATCTCGCTGACTGCATTATTGACAGAAAATCACAGACTGCATGTGAATTCTTTAGGTGTTGGCCTAGGTGTTGCCACACCTAGCCGCAACATCTGCAAAAATTCAGTGTGCTTAAAATTCACAACTTCTGGAAATTCGACTGCAGATGAGGAATTGGAATCTGGTGATGAAGAGATGACTCTTGAGAGTGTTCAAAAGTTTTATGAAGAGTTGTTTGAGGATTGGACAAAAAGAAACAAGCTCAACTCAACTCTTGTAAAGGAAAACATTGATCTAAAAGTCGTGGTTGCGAAACTTGAACTCATTCTTTGCAAAAAGGATGTGGAACTAGGCAAGACCAAGGATGAACTTCAAAAGGCTACTGAAAACCTATCCAAGTTTTATTCAAGCACCTCCAAGCTTGAAACCATTCTTTCAATGGGAAGAGATGACAAGAAGGATTTAAGGTTCAAAGACAGTGTATATGAAACTGGTGAATCTTCAAAATCCACTGTTTTG GTCattggtactttgatagtgACAGGTTCAAGAGAACATCTCATCGATTATGTTGAACAAAATTGTAGTAGAGTAACCTATGGAGGGGGAGCTAAAGGAAAAATTGTTGGAAATGGTACATTGAATGTTGAAGGACTACCAAAGCtccacaatgtgtttcatgttgaAGGATTAAATTCTCGTTTGATAAGCATAAGCCAATTGTGTGATGATAATTTGCTTGTTAAGTTTGATAAACATACTTGTGAagtatttgatgaaactaacatGTGCATTATGACAGGTACAAGGTCTTCGGATAATTGCTATATCAAATATGTGAAGAACTTTCATGCAAGCATTTGCAAATCACCGAACTTGACCTTTGGCATCAAAAACTCGGAcatgcaaatttcaaaaccttGA